In the Flavobacterium sp. J372 genome, one interval contains:
- a CDS encoding DUF3820 family protein: protein MDEQQKLLIKLAHTKMPFGKYEGRYLIDLPEYYVVWYHNKGFPKGQLGDQLRLVYELKLNGLEHIIRNIKAQYPKQ from the coding sequence TTGGACGAGCAGCAAAAACTCCTGATAAAACTGGCGCATACTAAAATGCCTTTCGGTAAATATGAAGGCCGTTATCTTATAGACCTGCCTGAATATTATGTAGTATGGTACCACAACAAAGGCTTCCCGAAAGGCCAATTGGGCGACCAGCTCCGGCTTGTGTATGAACTTAAGCTAAACGGCCTGGAGCATATCATCAGGAATATAAAGGCGCAGTACCCAAAGCAGTAG
- a CDS encoding CTP synthase, with protein sequence MNQVKYIFVTGGVTSSLGKGIIAASLAKLLQARGYRTTIQKFDPYINVDPGTLNPYEHGECYVTDDGAETDLDLGHYERFLNVPTSQANNVTTGRVYLSVIEKERRGEFLGKTVQVVPHITNEIKERMQLLGNSGDYDIIITEIGGTVGDIESLPYIESVRQLVWDLGENNAIVVHLTLVPYLAAAGELKTKPTQHSVKTLMESGIKADILVCRTEHELSADLKQKLALFCNVKTEAVIQSIDASTIYDVPNLMLEEGLDRVALKKLDLPEKNTPDLSQWNEFLFRLKNPKHTVNIGLVGKYVELQDSYKSILEAFIHAGSANETKVNVISVHSEYLDEESAHDKLAGLDGILVAPGFGGRGIEGKIETVRYARENNIPFFGICLGMQMAVIEYARNVLGWKDANSTEMNDSTAYPVINIMEEQKTITDKGGTMRLGAWKCSLKEGSLAKNIYGTAAIEERHRHRYEFNSEYLHELENAGLTASGINPDTGLVEVIEIKSHPFFIGVQYHPEYKSTVANPHPLFVSFVKAAVARKG encoded by the coding sequence ATGAATCAGGTTAAGTACATTTTTGTTACAGGCGGCGTTACGTCTTCCCTCGGGAAGGGCATTATCGCGGCTTCACTGGCAAAACTATTGCAGGCGCGCGGCTACCGCACCACCATACAAAAGTTCGACCCTTATATTAACGTTGACCCCGGTACGCTAAACCCGTACGAGCACGGAGAATGTTATGTAACGGATGATGGTGCAGAGACCGACCTTGACCTTGGGCATTATGAGAGGTTTTTGAATGTGCCTACATCTCAGGCGAATAACGTAACAACCGGGCGTGTATACCTATCGGTAATTGAAAAAGAACGCAGGGGCGAGTTTTTAGGAAAGACAGTACAGGTAGTGCCGCACATCACCAACGAGATTAAAGAGCGCATGCAGCTGCTTGGCAACTCAGGTGATTATGATATAATTATTACAGAAATTGGCGGAACGGTAGGTGATATCGAGTCGCTGCCGTATATAGAATCAGTTAGGCAGCTTGTATGGGATTTAGGTGAGAACAACGCCATCGTGGTGCATCTTACGTTGGTACCGTACCTTGCCGCAGCAGGAGAGTTGAAAACTAAGCCAACGCAGCACTCAGTAAAAACATTGATGGAAAGCGGTATAAAAGCCGATATTCTTGTTTGCCGTACAGAGCATGAGCTTTCGGCTGACCTGAAGCAGAAGCTGGCGCTGTTCTGTAATGTGAAGACAGAAGCGGTAATACAATCTATTGATGCATCAACAATATACGATGTTCCGAACCTGATGCTAGAAGAAGGTCTTGACAGGGTGGCACTGAAGAAGCTTGACCTGCCGGAGAAGAACACGCCGGACCTTAGCCAGTGGAATGAATTCCTCTTCAGGCTGAAGAACCCGAAACACACGGTTAACATTGGTCTTGTGGGTAAATATGTTGAGTTGCAGGATTCGTACAAGTCAATACTTGAAGCGTTCATACACGCCGGGTCAGCCAACGAAACCAAGGTGAACGTAATTAGCGTACACTCAGAGTATCTGGATGAAGAAAGCGCGCATGATAAGCTTGCCGGGCTTGACGGTATACTTGTAGCACCGGGCTTTGGTGGCAGAGGAATTGAAGGAAAGATAGAAACGGTACGCTATGCAAGGGAGAATAACATTCCGTTTTTCGGGATATGCCTCGGTATGCAAATGGCTGTGATAGAATATGCACGCAATGTGTTGGGCTGGAAAGATGCCAACTCAACCGAGATGAATGACAGCACAGCATACCCTGTCATCAACATCATGGAAGAGCAAAAGACGATTACAGATAAAGGTGGTACGATGCGGCTTGGCGCGTGGAAGTGCAGCCTGAAAGAAGGTTCGCTCGCTAAAAATATTTACGGCACGGCAGCTATTGAAGAGCGCCACCGCCACAGGTATGAGTTTAATAGTGAATACCTGCACGAACTTGAGAATGCAGGGCTTACAGCTTCGGGTATTAATCCCGACACCGGCCTTGTTGAGGTGATTGAGATTAAAAGTCATCCATTTTTCATAGGTGTGCAGTATCACCCTGAGTATAAGAGCACAGTGGCAAACCCGCACCCGTTGTTTGTGAGTTTTGTAAAAGCAGCCGTAGCCAGGAAGGGTTAG